The following proteins come from a genomic window of Pyxidicoccus sp. MSG2:
- a CDS encoding NAD-binding protein produces the protein MKIVIAGGGRVGSVLAARLVAEQHTVTVIERDATVCNRIFEEVGAVTVCGDATNPRVLEAAGIGSADVAAGVLARDSENLAFAMLVRSTSGARLMVRMLDTSYREAYRLAGVKELVAEAEVVVAKMTTAIDFPQVAGTLPLGDGDTLLFELALPMRARVAGQTVAQVRATPGFPRECVFIGVVDPQGRATLPEGSTVLRAGHTVIMVSRRSQLSAAVDFLSAEPPVGAGAGSLLAATLRKVDFLAPLRDEELEVVARGAEHLHHPGGTELFRQGDPGETFFVVLSGEVQLKDSAAQVVATVKPGGFFGELALLTGEPRTATAVTTAASELAAVGREDFRSVVMANPAVALEMSRILGERLSRAQGGKPQKKRGLFGR, from the coding sequence GTGAAAATCGTCATCGCGGGTGGAGGCCGGGTGGGCAGCGTGCTGGCGGCGCGGCTGGTGGCCGAGCAGCACACCGTCACCGTCATCGAGCGGGACGCCACCGTCTGCAACCGCATCTTCGAGGAGGTGGGCGCGGTGACGGTGTGCGGAGACGCCACCAACCCGCGGGTGCTGGAGGCGGCGGGCATCGGCTCGGCGGACGTGGCGGCGGGGGTGCTGGCGCGCGACTCGGAGAACCTGGCCTTCGCCATGCTGGTGCGCAGCACGTCCGGGGCGCGCCTCATGGTGCGCATGCTGGACACGAGCTACCGCGAGGCCTACCGGCTGGCGGGCGTGAAGGAGCTGGTCGCGGAGGCGGAGGTGGTGGTGGCGAAGATGACCACGGCCATCGACTTCCCGCAGGTGGCGGGCACGCTGCCGCTGGGAGACGGGGACACGCTGCTGTTCGAGCTGGCCCTCCCGATGCGCGCGCGGGTGGCGGGGCAGACGGTGGCGCAGGTGCGTGCCACGCCGGGCTTCCCGCGCGAGTGCGTCTTCATCGGCGTGGTGGACCCGCAGGGCCGCGCGACGCTGCCGGAGGGGAGCACGGTGCTGCGCGCGGGGCACACCGTCATCATGGTGTCGCGGCGCTCGCAGCTCTCGGCGGCGGTGGACTTCCTCAGCGCCGAGCCGCCGGTGGGCGCCGGGGCGGGCTCGCTGCTGGCGGCCACGCTGCGCAAGGTGGACTTCCTCGCGCCGCTGAGGGACGAGGAGCTGGAGGTGGTGGCGCGCGGCGCGGAGCACCTGCACCACCCCGGGGGCACGGAGCTGTTCCGCCAGGGTGACCCGGGGGAGACGTTCTTCGTGGTGCTGTCCGGCGAGGTGCAGCTGAAGGACTCGGCGGCGCAGGTGGTGGCCACGGTGAAGCCGGGCGGCTTCTTCGGCGAGCTGGCGCTCTTGACGGGCGAGCCGCGCACGGCGACGGCGGTGACGACCGCCGCGAGCGAGCTGGCGGCGGTGGGCCGCGAGGACTTCCGCAGCGTGGTGATGGCGAACCCGGCCGTGGCGCTGGAGATGAGCCGCATCCTCGGCGAGCGTCTGTCCCGTGCACAGGGCGGGAAGCCACAGAAGAAGCGGGGGCTGTTCGGGCGGTAG
- a CDS encoding cation:proton antiporter produces MHVEMPLVIGLMVAAIVLAVAAKRARLPYNVALVVGGLVISVGHLLPGVPPLNPEVVFLLCLPALLFEGGITADLSGIRANALPILLLSTLGMVLAIGATGTALHFTLGLPVWPALLLGALLSVTDTVSILYAFRRAPVPPRLSGIMQGESLFNDGTALVAYAAIASVVAGAAAPSIATMSARVLLASVGGGVVGLALGLLGGFVIRRIEDPLAEIMVTTAVALASFVVAEQLHLSGAISAVVAGLAVGVTLRREVAPQSQVAIHTFWEYATFGVNTFLFLAVGLTTRPETLSGYLPETLLAVACVFAGRAVGTYIPFLLLRWLRPAEALPFRWQHVFIAGNIKGALSIGLALGLPAATPAREQLVAIAFGVTLVSLVGQGLMLTQVLKWLGLFHQDEVALSMAEQRGRLIASRAAHQELEVLHEQGLVPRAAYDHLRSEYQVNIARSERELRRLNEQHLAQGARDLISMRRRLIDAERTALQGARRNGLIPEATAEHMLAQLDERTLSLEKVLHGDTGDSGHGRKAS; encoded by the coding sequence GTGCACGTCGAGATGCCCCTGGTCATCGGGTTGATGGTGGCGGCGATTGTCCTGGCCGTCGCGGCCAAGCGCGCGCGCCTGCCGTACAACGTCGCGCTGGTGGTGGGAGGGCTCGTCATCTCCGTGGGCCACCTGCTGCCCGGCGTCCCACCGCTCAACCCCGAAGTCGTGTTCCTCCTCTGCCTGCCCGCGCTCCTGTTCGAGGGCGGCATCACCGCGGACCTGTCCGGCATCCGCGCCAACGCGCTGCCCATCCTCCTCCTGTCCACGCTGGGCATGGTGCTGGCCATCGGCGCCACGGGCACCGCGCTGCACTTCACCCTGGGCCTGCCGGTATGGCCGGCGCTGCTGCTGGGCGCGCTCCTGTCCGTCACCGATACCGTCTCCATCCTCTACGCGTTCCGCCGCGCCCCGGTGCCGCCACGCCTGTCCGGCATCATGCAGGGCGAGAGCCTCTTCAACGACGGCACCGCGCTGGTGGCCTACGCGGCCATCGCCAGCGTGGTGGCGGGGGCTGCGGCGCCGTCCATCGCCACCATGAGCGCGCGGGTGCTGCTGGCCTCGGTGGGCGGCGGCGTGGTGGGGCTGGCGCTGGGGCTGCTGGGTGGCTTCGTCATCCGCCGAATCGAAGACCCGCTGGCGGAAATCATGGTGACGACGGCGGTGGCGCTCGCCTCGTTCGTGGTGGCCGAGCAGCTCCACCTGTCCGGCGCCATCTCCGCCGTCGTCGCGGGCCTCGCGGTGGGCGTCACCCTGCGGCGCGAGGTGGCCCCGCAGAGCCAGGTGGCCATCCACACCTTCTGGGAGTACGCCACCTTCGGGGTGAACACCTTCCTCTTCCTGGCGGTGGGGCTCACCACGCGGCCGGAGACGCTGAGCGGCTACCTGCCCGAGACGTTGCTGGCGGTGGCCTGCGTCTTCGCCGGGCGCGCGGTGGGCACCTACATCCCCTTCCTGCTGCTGCGCTGGCTGCGGCCCGCCGAGGCGCTGCCCTTCCGCTGGCAGCACGTGTTCATCGCCGGCAACATCAAGGGCGCGCTGTCCATCGGCCTCGCGCTGGGCCTCCCGGCGGCCACGCCCGCGCGCGAGCAACTGGTGGCCATCGCCTTCGGCGTCACGCTGGTGTCGCTGGTGGGCCAGGGGCTCATGCTCACCCAGGTGCTCAAGTGGCTGGGCCTCTTCCACCAGGACGAGGTGGCCCTTTCCATGGCGGAGCAGCGCGGGCGCCTCATCGCCAGCCGCGCGGCGCACCAGGAGCTGGAGGTGCTGCACGAGCAGGGGCTGGTGCCCCGCGCCGCGTATGACCACCTGCGCAGCGAGTACCAGGTCAACATCGCCCGCTCCGAGCGCGAGCTGCGGCGCCTCAACGAGCAGCACCTCGCTCAAGGTGCCAGGGACCTCATCTCCATGCGGCGCCGGCTCATCGACGCGGAGCGCACCGCGCTGCAGGGTGCGCGGCGCAACGGCCTCATTCCGGAGGCCACGGCGGAGCACATGCTGGCGCAGCTGGATGAGCGGACGCTCTCGCTGGAGAAGGTGCTGCACGGCGACACTGGGGACTCGGGCCACGGGAGGAAGGCGTCGTGA
- a CDS encoding PQQ-dependent sugar dehydrogenase produces the protein MRASRLLLSSLVVLAALASACRKSQAQGTASPQDCILVEDGWGTDGTVPFDVEVVAEGLEVPWGIAWLPGGDALVTERPGRVRLLKAGALQPNPVATLQTTRTAEGGLLGIAAHPDFATNRRFYVYVTTDAGGRDENRVERWTLSEDHATATFDRVILGGIASATYHDGGRIHFGPDGMLYVGTGDSRAPDRSQDVNDPAGKLLRLTPEGQVPQDNPFPNSPAFLTGIRNLQGWDWKDATTLYVTDHGPSGETMRRGHDEVSLARRGDNLGWPGIYACETRQGQVTPSLTFEDAMPPGGAALYTGTAIAEWKGSLLIGTLGSRHLHRVEFAQDNPARVARHEVYLRDTYGRLREVSMGPDGHLYVTTSNCDGRGDCGPRKDLILRLKR, from the coding sequence ATGCGCGCCTCCCGCCTCCTGCTCTCTTCCCTCGTGGTGCTCGCCGCCCTCGCATCCGCCTGCCGGAAGAGTCAGGCCCAGGGCACCGCCTCCCCGCAGGACTGCATCCTGGTGGAGGACGGCTGGGGCACCGACGGCACCGTGCCCTTCGACGTGGAAGTGGTTGCGGAGGGACTGGAGGTGCCCTGGGGCATCGCCTGGCTGCCCGGTGGCGACGCGCTCGTCACCGAGCGTCCCGGCCGCGTGCGCCTCCTCAAGGCCGGCGCCCTCCAGCCCAACCCGGTGGCCACCCTCCAGACGACGCGCACCGCCGAGGGCGGCCTGCTCGGCATCGCCGCGCACCCGGACTTCGCCACGAATCGGCGGTTCTACGTGTACGTCACCACCGACGCCGGCGGCCGCGATGAGAATCGCGTGGAGCGGTGGACGCTGTCCGAGGACCACGCCACGGCCACCTTCGACCGGGTCATCCTCGGCGGCATCGCCTCCGCCACCTACCATGACGGCGGGCGCATCCACTTCGGCCCGGACGGCATGCTCTACGTGGGCACGGGCGACTCGCGCGCGCCGGACCGCTCGCAGGACGTGAATGACCCCGCCGGCAAGCTGCTGCGCCTGACGCCCGAGGGGCAGGTGCCGCAAGACAACCCGTTCCCCAACTCGCCCGCGTTCCTCACCGGCATCCGCAACCTCCAGGGCTGGGACTGGAAGGACGCGACGACGCTCTACGTCACCGACCACGGGCCCAGCGGCGAGACGATGCGCCGGGGCCATGACGAGGTGAGCCTCGCGCGGCGCGGCGACAACCTGGGCTGGCCCGGCATCTACGCGTGCGAGACGCGCCAGGGACAGGTGACGCCGTCGCTCACCTTCGAGGACGCCATGCCCCCGGGCGGCGCCGCGCTCTACACCGGCACCGCGATTGCCGAGTGGAAGGGCTCGCTGCTCATCGGCACGCTGGGCTCCCGGCACCTGCACCGCGTGGAGTTCGCCCAGGACAACCCCGCCCGCGTGGCCCGCCACGAGGTGTACCTGCGCGACACGTACGGCCGGCTGCGCGAGGTCTCCATGGGTCCGGACGGCCACCTGTATGTCACCACCAGCAACTGCGACGGCCGCGGCGACTGCGGTCCGCGCAAGGACCTCATCCTCCGCCTGAAGCGCTGA
- a CDS encoding DUF2380 domain-containing protein, whose translation MTEAASGGVAGGAAASASQVRDAVLEAVDDVKGSTDNIASTLSTLANRPPTRFGNRGLTGANGVFTGNLDHASNQLPWLHSALVSTTALVAVAGEVGNADMELGILRMAGPRLQSAMFGSMLLAAWLDFLTLADAVLRECSAYSAEQLLMDLERVQRRMEPTLAAFSSGDAEQVEEAATAMPELMGQLTREFGAIRDGARKATEQNGKFMAAAQAMEMLTLVSTLKVSLPRLPPAAPATVGVSLVMGSGGVMAGSQLVVSAEWVEMIRRLVQAGVISIPAVSAAVRIHGGQVMMAQANGDLPEGLRDALGDSPEVRGMRVTGKAGAGMSEHPKHHVMPKERRTWFEERGFKGDMDIDQFCVRLEWAHHEAIHGGGNWRLGRMWPNEWNRMIMEVLQQAERRAGQMLTRNEILNIVASRMKRYGIPMKFTQGRRR comes from the coding sequence GTGACGGAGGCTGCCTCGGGCGGCGTGGCGGGAGGCGCTGCCGCGAGTGCCTCACAGGTACGGGACGCGGTGCTCGAAGCCGTAGACGACGTGAAGGGCTCCACGGACAACATCGCCAGCACACTCTCCACGCTGGCCAACCGTCCACCTACCCGCTTCGGCAACCGGGGCTTGACCGGAGCCAACGGCGTCTTCACCGGCAACCTGGACCATGCCTCCAATCAGCTGCCATGGCTGCACAGTGCGCTCGTTAGCACGACGGCGCTGGTGGCGGTTGCCGGGGAAGTCGGTAACGCGGACATGGAGCTGGGCATCCTCCGGATGGCGGGCCCGCGCCTTCAGTCGGCCATGTTCGGCTCCATGCTGCTCGCGGCATGGCTCGACTTCCTCACCCTCGCCGATGCCGTGCTCCGCGAGTGCTCCGCCTACAGCGCCGAGCAGCTCCTCATGGACCTGGAGCGCGTACAGAGGCGGATGGAGCCCACCCTGGCGGCGTTCTCCTCAGGAGACGCGGAGCAGGTGGAGGAAGCGGCCACGGCGATGCCCGAGTTGATGGGACAGCTCACCCGAGAGTTCGGCGCCATCCGCGACGGCGCACGCAAGGCTACCGAGCAGAACGGGAAGTTCATGGCGGCGGCGCAGGCGATGGAGATGCTCACGCTGGTTTCGACGCTGAAGGTGTCGCTGCCTCGCCTGCCGCCCGCCGCTCCCGCCACCGTCGGCGTGAGCCTCGTCATGGGCTCTGGCGGTGTCATGGCCGGCTCGCAGCTTGTCGTCTCCGCCGAGTGGGTAGAGATGATCCGGCGCCTCGTGCAGGCGGGCGTCATCTCCATCCCCGCCGTCAGTGCCGCTGTCCGGATTCACGGCGGGCAGGTGATGATGGCGCAGGCGAACGGGGACCTGCCGGAGGGGCTACGCGACGCGCTGGGCGACAGCCCCGAGGTGCGCGGCATGAGGGTGACGGGCAAAGCCGGGGCGGGCATGTCCGAGCATCCGAAGCACCACGTCATGCCGAAAGAGCGCCGCACATGGTTCGAGGAGCGCGGCTTCAAGGGCGACATGGACATCGACCAGTTCTGCGTTCGGCTGGAGTGGGCACACCACGAGGCGATTCACGGAGGCGGCAACTGGCGCCTGGGGCGTATGTGGCCCAACGAATGGAACCGGATGATCATGGAGGTGCTACAGCAAGCTGAGCGCAGGGCTGGCCAGATGTTGACGCGAAACGAGATCCTCAACATCGTCGCATCTCGAATGAAGCGCTATGGCATCCCGATGAAGTTCACTCAAGGGAGGAGGCGATGA
- a CDS encoding NUDIX hydrolase, with the protein MTDGRSWRGDWKARLYERVRERGYDSLTAFAEARPAVPLNQLAEELGKDDVAGVQVLGGLHAEAEQRRMVTRFVRDVLVRELSETLPDGWPVVLDRDSRFAVAKALGCWYADTPDTHKERVDRAGDALLANPPPAGWRPLGPDDELLRTLLPDEEA; encoded by the coding sequence ATGACCGATGGACGCTCCTGGCGGGGTGATTGGAAGGCACGCCTGTATGAGCGCGTCCGTGAACGCGGTTACGACTCGCTCACCGCATTTGCCGAGGCACGTCCTGCCGTCCCGCTGAACCAGCTCGCCGAGGAGCTTGGCAAGGACGACGTCGCTGGGGTGCAGGTGTTGGGAGGACTGCATGCTGAGGCAGAGCAGCGCAGGATGGTCACACGTTTCGTGCGCGACGTGCTCGTGCGTGAGCTGTCGGAGACTCTCCCAGATGGCTGGCCGGTCGTGCTGGACCGTGACTCCCGATTCGCGGTCGCCAAGGCGCTCGGCTGCTGGTACGCCGACACCCCTGATACTCACAAGGAGCGCGTCGACCGGGCCGGAGACGCGCTCCTCGCCAATCCGCCGCCCGCTGGCTGGCGCCCGCTCGGCCCCGACGACGAGCTGCTTCGCACGCTCTTGCCGGACGAAGAAGCCTGA